Genomic DNA from Tautonia rosea:
GGTCGAGGAGGTTCTCGGTGTGCCGGACGCGGCGACGCGGCTTGGCGCGGATCAGCAGATGGGACCCGTCATGCCGCGTGGCGGCGAAGAGGTCGTAGTAATCGGCCTCGCGATCGGCCAAAGTCACCACGATCACTCCCGGGGGCAATCCGGCCTCGGTGGCACTCAAGGCGTCGATCCATCGCTGGGTCTCCTTCGCCTGCGTCGGCAACTTGTTCCGCAACTCGCGATGCCCCAATTCATCGGGGACTCTGGCCCAGACATGCTGATGCAGCAGACCGAGGGGAACGCCGTCGGGGTCGGCAGCCAAGACGGAGTGGGCAAGCAGCCCGGCCTTGCGGCGGTTTGCCAGATACCTCAACCCCGAGGTCGCGGGGTGCGTCGTCCAGTCCAGCGCGGTGGTGTCCTGGATGACCAGGATCGGGCCGATCTCGGGCAGTCGGTCGCGGACGCTGTCGCGATGAGCGGCCAGGATCGCCTCGGGAGAGACCCGGTCATTGTCCCAGAAACGGTAAGCGGCCTTGGCCGCGGCCCAGGAGCCGGTGGCCTGAGGGACGCTGGCCTCCGGCCTCGCGGCGAGAGCCTCAACGAGGATCGCAAGGCGACGATTGGGACGACGATCACCAAGGCGGACGGAGCGGAGTTCGTGTTCGGACCACATCCTTCACTTACGAACCGAGAATGCCAAGAGATCGCCGCCCCCCAACTTGTGGGTCATGGTGAGGGTCCCCGTCTTTGCCCAGCGGTTGAACCGCTGGAAGACCGTGTCGTGCTTGCCGAAGCGGGCCGGCAGATCGGACCAGGGGGCACCGGTGCGGGCGATCCAGAGCATGGCGTCGAGGAAGAGCTTGTTGTCCTTGGCGGTGGCTCCGGGGTCGCCGGGCTTCCCGGGTAAGAGGTGGGCGATGTGTCGGAATCGTTCGTCGTCCATCTCGAAGCGGCGCATCGGAGGCCTCCTTGGGGTCGATCGGGTTATCCAGTCAATCACAGATCGCCCAGACTCCGCAAGTGATTGTCAGTTGTACCTAATCACTTTTTTCTCAAGAATTCTCGTAAAAAGGCCGGGTGTGCGGTCCGGTTGTGACGGTGCATTTCCCCAACTTCCGACTCCGTCTATAATTCGGAAGTCCAGAGGCCCCCAGACGCGAACTACCCCGGCCGGTCGGGTGCGCGCGGCCTCGACCCAGGACCAGGAGGCGTTCGAGCATGGAGCGGCAGGCTCGCTGCACCTTGAAGGTCAAGGGGCTCGATTGCCCGAGCGAGGTGCCACCGATCCGGTCTGCCCTGGACGGAGCCCCGGGCGTCTGCTCGATCGACATCAACCCGCCCGAAGGAACCGTCGCCGTCGACTTCGACCCCGACGTCACCGACCCGAGCGAACTCGCCGATCGTGTCTCCCGGATCGCCGGGATGGCGACCGAACCCCTAAGCGAGGCGCTGGCGATCACCCCGTCGCTTGATGAGCCCGACGGTTCCTGGCGATCCCGATTCGGTCACTGGGGGTGGACCACCGTCTCGGGCCTTGCCCTTGTCGTCGGAGCCGCGGCCGACTGGGCCGGATGGTTCGGTTGGGGCTCGGATCGACCGGGTACGCTCCTCGCCGTGGCCATCGGCGGCTACGCCGTCGCGATTCTGGCTGGCATCGTTGAGCTGTTGCCGAAAGCCTGGCGGGCCTTGCGACGTGCCCATCTTGGCATCCACCTGTTAATGACCCTGGCCATCGGCGGCGCGGTCCTGCTGGGAGAATGGGGCGAGGCCGCCACCGTTGCCTTCCTGTTCGGCCTGGCCGAGGCTCTCGAAGCCCAGAGCCTCGCCCGAGCCCGCCGCGCCGTGCGATCGTTGCTTGCCGTCGCTCCCGAAACCGCCGAGCTGATCGACCCCAACGGCTCGACCCGAATCGTCCCCGCCGAACAGGTGACGCCGGGCCGACGGGTCCGCGTCCGGGCCGGAGAACGCGTGCCGATCGACGGCCGGGTCCTCGTCGGCCGCTCGGCCGTCGATCAAAAGTCGATTACCGGCGAATCAGTCCCGGTTGACAAGGAGGTCGGCGACGAGGTCTTCGCCGGCACCGTCAACGGCGACGGTGCCCTGGAGGTCGAAGCAACCAAACCCCTGCGCGACTCGGTCCTCGCCCGAACCATGACCCTCGTTCGCGAGGCCCAGGCCCGTCGAATGCCCCTGGAACGGAGCATCGAACGCTTCTCCGCAGTGTACACCCCGATTGCGGTCGGCCTGGCGGTGGCCCTGATGCTCGTCCCACCGCTGATGCTGCAAGCCACCGGTCAGTCCGCCGACTGGCGGGAATGGATCATGAGGGGTCTGGTCGTTCTGGTCGTCGCCTGTCCGTGTGCGTTGGTCATCGGCACGCCGGTGGCGGTCGTGAGCGCCCTGGCGAGTTCCGCTCGAAAGGGGGTTCTTGTCAAAGGGGGCCAGTTTCTCGAAGCAATCGGTCGGCTCCGGGTCCTGGCCTTTGACAAGACAGGCACCCTCACGCTCGGCGATCCAAGCGTTGTCGAGGTCGTTCCCAAGGTTCCCGACGGGGCCGAGCAGATGCTCCGGATCGCCGCGGCCCTCGGAGATCACGGCGGGCACGTCCTCGGCCGGGCCATCGCCCGACACGCCCGAGACCAGCAACTGGCCGTTCCCTCGGCGTCCGACTACCGGGCCGAGGCCGGCCTGGGGGCCAGTGGGATGGTGGAAGCCTCTCGATATCACATCGGCAGCCATCGCTATGTCGATCAGGCCGGGCTCTGTGAGGAGTCGTTTCACGCCTCGATCGACAATGCCGCCCAGGAGCCAGGAACCGCGGTCGTCCTGTCCACCACCGACGGACCCCTCGGCTGGATTCGACTGGCCGACCGCCCCCGGCCCGAAGCCGCCGGAGTGCTGGCCGATCTCTCCCGCCTCGGCCTCCATTCGGTCATGCTCACCGGAGACAACCCGGCGACCGCCGCTGCCATCGCCCGAGAACTCGGCCTGACCGACCATCGCGCCAACCTGCTTCCCGCCGACAAGGCCCAGGCCGTGCTCGAACTCGACGCCCAGCACGGGCCGACCGGCATGGTCGGCGACGGCGTGAACGACGCCCCTGCCCTGGCCGAAGCCCGCGTCAGCGTCTCGCTCGGCGGAATTGCCAGCGCCTCGGCGCTCGAAGTCGCCGACATCGTCTTGATGGCCGACGACCTCCGGGGTCTTCCCTGGCTCGTTCGACACAGCCGTCGAACTCTGGCGATCATCCGCCAGAACATCGCGCTGGCCATCGGGATCAAGGTCCTGGTGTTGCTCCTGGCCATTGTCGGGCTGGCCGATCTCTGGATGGCCATCGCCGCCGACGTTGGCACGACCCTGGTTGTCGTCGCCAACGCCATGCGGCTGCTCCGTCCCGGTGATCTGACTTGACCCGAGACCAGGTCAGTCGCCTGCCTTCTCGGCCTTCAGTGGCTTGATGCTCACCTCTTTAAAGTACACCAGATCGTCGTCTCCGTGATTCTGGAGGCCGATGTATCCGATCGTCTTCCGAGGCTGGCGCTTCGGGTCGATGTCGTTCCGAGGCGGCGGAATTTCGTCACTCGTCGGGTCGAATCGCGAGACGGGCTCACCATTGACGGAAACGGCAATCACCTCACCATCGAGCGTGATCTCCATCGTGTTCCACGCTCCGGGGCGAGACTCGATCTTCTTCGCCTCGGAGAAGGAGTAGATCGCCCCCGTCTGGCTCAGCGGGCTTCCTCGATCGACGATCTGCACCTCGTACCCGTTGTGAACGGCGTACCAGGGGTCATCCGGCTCCTCGGCAATCCGCACATAAACCCCCGCGTTATCCCGGTCGTCCCCCACCTTGTACACGACCCGGATCACACAGTCGCCGAACGTTTCCTTCTCGTAATACAGCAGTCCCATCCCACCGACGGTCTTGAACCCTTCCTCGGCCTTTTCGAACGATCCGGGGCCGACCTGTTTCCAGCCGTCGAGCGTTTTCCCATCGAAGATCACCCGGAACCCGTCTTCCTCGACCATCACGGGCGAGTTGAGCATGACCACAGAAACCATCAAAGACTGAAGAAGCATTGCCATTCTCCCGGCATCGTTCTCGAACCAACGAACGCGAACCGGCCGAGTGTCTGGGCGGCCCGATTCACATTCGACCCGGCCCGACGGCGCAGTCACCGCCGAGCAACGGCTCGATCTTACCAGGATTTTCGTCGCGATTCGTGTCCCCCCCCGCCGGTCTCATCTCCAGCGGTTCCAGAACCCCCGGGCTCGAGATTTATTGGCCGAAGGTTCCGGCAGGCCAAAGACCTTCCTGACAAGCGTCACGAAGGCGTTGACGATCCGGCCCGCCTCGTCGGCGTCAAACAGGATTTCGGCGATCGCCTCCCGCATCACCGCCTCGTGCGAGGCCATCAAGCCTTCGGCAATCGTATCGGGCCCTCCGCCCTGGACGTTACCGAAGGCATCCCGGCGGAGTCTCGCGTGCAGCAAGTACTCCTCCTCGGCGTGCTTCAAGTTTGAAAACCAGTGGCGATTGCCTTCGTGCTTGAACGTGTCGTCAAGCTGGCGACTGGGCAAGGACTCTGCGCCGACCTTGCCAATCGCTTCGAGCAAGTGCTTGCGACGATCGACCTGCGCGCTCATGGAATCGAGACTCTCAAGGGGCCGAACGATCGAACACCCATGAGATCATGTTTCAAGCACGAAATCAATCAGGGCATGGGATGGCCGCGGTCGGCCTCGGCAACTCGACGGGCACCGGAGCTTCAACGGGAGGGGGAACCGAGGCCCTGGGGCGTCTCGGGCGGATCGTCCAGAGAATCCCGCCGATGGTCAAGGCACCACCAACGACCAGAAACGGCGTGACCGCCTCTCCCAGAAACAGATAACCCCACACCACCGTCAAGATCGGCGCCGCATTGCCAAAGGTGGCGACTTCGCTCGCATCGAGGCGGGTCATGGCCAGGTTCTGAAACGCCAGAGCGAAGACGGTGACAATCAACGTCAGGTGCGCCAACCCGATCCAGGCCACCGCCGAGGCGTTCCCGATCGCCCCCAGCCCCAGCGGCAAAATCGATCCGTCCCAGTCCAGGAAAAACAGCGAGACCGGCAGATCCAGCAGCGAACCGACGACGAACGTGCCCGCCAGTGCCGGAATCGCCCCGTGACGACGGATCAAGGGGCGGCTGATCGTCATGTACGCTCCCCAGGTCACGACCGCCCCGACGAGCAAGAGGTCTCCCAAAATCGCCCGCGAGGCCTCGACCGACGTATCCCCTCTCAGGCTCCCCAGGCCAATCACCGCCACGCCCAGCACACTGGCCACGATCCCCACCAGGCGATCCCCCCGCAGCCGTTCCTGGCCGATCGCGCTGGCAATCAGAAGAACGAAGAGCGGGTTCGTCGCGTAGATCAGACCCACATGCGTTGTCGGCGCCAGCCGGGCACCGGTGAGGAAAAACAGTTGATTCAGGCCCACGCAAAAGAGACCCGACGCCAGCACTCGCCCGCGGTCCTCTCGGAACATCCGGGCCAGCGCCCCGCCTTTCATCGCGAACGGTAAGAGGCAAAGCCCTGCCACTCCGAACCGCACGAGCGGCACCAGCGGCAACGGCAGCTCCCGAACCGCCAGCTTGGCCGAAAGGGCCGTGGTCGAGCCGATCAAGACCATCAAGATCAGGAAGACGTACGCCGCCCAGTCTCGTCCGCCCGTCCCATGATGCGAACACCCACCGTCATCCTGACCCGCCATCGAGGAACCCCAATTGAAAAAAATGCCTTCGAGCAGCCTGATGCAAGCAGACTGAATCACTCAACACGATGATAGGAGACTCGACAAGGCTGTCGGGTTCGAGTCGGACCAGACCAATCTTCTGATTTCGTCTGCCAGCCTTCAACGCAACGGCTCACCTGCGATCAATCGCCAGAGAGCATCTTCAAGCCGATCACCGAGCCGATCAGGATCATCAAGAGGGCCACCCGGCCTCCCGTCAACGGATCCTTGAACAAGACAATCCCTACAATTGCCGTGCCACACGCGCCGATCCCCGTCCAGACCGCATACGCCGTGCCCAGCGGAATCGTCTGAATCGCCCTCGTCAGGAGCACGAAGCTCAGGATGCTCA
This window encodes:
- a CDS encoding IS4 family transposase, which encodes MWSEHELRSVRLGDRRPNRRLAILVEALAARPEASVPQATGSWAAAKAAYRFWDNDRVSPEAILAAHRDSVRDRLPEIGPILVIQDTTALDWTTHPATSGLRYLANRRKAGLLAHSVLAADPDGVPLGLLHQHVWARVPDELGHRELRNKLPTQAKETQRWIDALSATEAGLPPGVIVVTLADREADYYDLFAATRHDGSHLLIRAKPRRRVRHTENLLDRALRTEPVRGSFNVEIPRGPGRPARVASLTARFAAVSLAPPLTRRIGDRLPDLPVTAILAEEESPPEGQEPIRWWLLTTLPVTSLAEAQRMVLWY
- a CDS encoding heavy metal translocating P-type ATPase; its protein translation is MERQARCTLKVKGLDCPSEVPPIRSALDGAPGVCSIDINPPEGTVAVDFDPDVTDPSELADRVSRIAGMATEPLSEALAITPSLDEPDGSWRSRFGHWGWTTVSGLALVVGAAADWAGWFGWGSDRPGTLLAVAIGGYAVAILAGIVELLPKAWRALRRAHLGIHLLMTLAIGGAVLLGEWGEAATVAFLFGLAEALEAQSLARARRAVRSLLAVAPETAELIDPNGSTRIVPAEQVTPGRRVRVRAGERVPIDGRVLVGRSAVDQKSITGESVPVDKEVGDEVFAGTVNGDGALEVEATKPLRDSVLARTMTLVREAQARRMPLERSIERFSAVYTPIAVGLAVALMLVPPLMLQATGQSADWREWIMRGLVVLVVACPCALVIGTPVAVVSALASSARKGVLVKGGQFLEAIGRLRVLAFDKTGTLTLGDPSVVEVVPKVPDGAEQMLRIAAALGDHGGHVLGRAIARHARDQQLAVPSASDYRAEAGLGASGMVEASRYHIGSHRYVDQAGLCEESFHASIDNAAQEPGTAVVLSTTDGPLGWIRLADRPRPEAAGVLADLSRLGLHSVMLTGDNPATAAAIARELGLTDHRANLLPADKAQAVLELDAQHGPTGMVGDGVNDAPALAEARVSVSLGGIASASALEVADIVLMADDLRGLPWLVRHSRRTLAIIRQNIALAIGIKVLVLLLAIVGLADLWMAIAADVGTTLVVVANAMRLLRPGDLT
- a CDS encoding 3-keto-disaccharide hydrolase; translation: MLLQSLMVSVVMLNSPVMVEEDGFRVIFDGKTLDGWKQVGPGSFEKAEEGFKTVGGMGLLYYEKETFGDCVIRVVYKVGDDRDNAGVYVRIAEEPDDPWYAVHNGYEVQIVDRGSPLSQTGAIYSFSEAKKIESRPGAWNTMEITLDGEVIAVSVNGEPVSRFDPTSDEIPPPRNDIDPKRQPRKTIGYIGLQNHGDDDLVYFKEVSIKPLKAEKAGD
- a CDS encoding DMT family transporter, with protein sequence MAGQDDGGCSHHGTGGRDWAAYVFLILMVLIGSTTALSAKLAVRELPLPLVPLVRFGVAGLCLLPFAMKGGALARMFREDRGRVLASGLFCVGLNQLFFLTGARLAPTTHVGLIYATNPLFVLLIASAIGQERLRGDRLVGIVASVLGVAVIGLGSLRGDTSVEASRAILGDLLLVGAVVTWGAYMTISRPLIRRHGAIPALAGTFVVGSLLDLPVSLFFLDWDGSILPLGLGAIGNASAVAWIGLAHLTLIVTVFALAFQNLAMTRLDASEVATFGNAAPILTVVWGYLFLGEAVTPFLVVGGALTIGGILWTIRPRRPRASVPPPVEAPVPVELPRPTAAIPCPD
- a CDS encoding DMT family transporter yields the protein MAWIILVIAGLAEIGFTTCLKLSENFTRPIPSAGFLVLSILSFVLLTRAIQTIPLGTAYAVWTGIGACGTAIVGIVLFKDPLTGGRVALLMILIGSVIGLKMLSGD